The Bradyrhizobium sp. WSM471 genome includes the window CCAGCATCGGGAACGGCGGCTCCTTCATCGGCACGCCTTTGGCGTCCGTGATACCCCAGCCGCAGGGCAGCGAGCCCAGCTTGTCCGCGGCGGCATCTTCGCCGGTCAGGACCGCGATGACGCCGGGCGATGCGAGCGCCGCATTCTTGTCGATACCGCGCAGGATCGCGTGTCCGTGCGGCGAGCGCACGAACACACCCGCCGTCATGCCCGGACGCTTGATGTCGGAGACGTAATTGCCGCGGCCGGTGAGGAAGCGCTGGTCCTCTTTCCGTTTGGGTGAAGCGCCGATCCCGATCACGTTGCCCATGGTCACTCTCCCTTGGCGGCGTTCATAGCGGCAGCGCCAGCCATGACCGAGACGACGATGTTCTGATAGCCAGTGCAGCGGCAGATATTGCCTTCAAGGCCGTGGCGGACGTCGGCTTCCGACAGGTCCGGCTTCTCGGTCGCGAGCGCCACCGCCGTCATCAACATGCCGGGCGTGCAAAAACCGCATTGCAGACCGTGATGCTCGCGAAACGCTTCCTGCATCGGATGCATTTGGTTCGAACCGGGAGCTCCGTGAAGCCCCTCGATAGTGAGCAGCGTCGCACCGTCGAGCGCAGGCGCCAGCAGCGTGCAGCTCTTCACCGGCAGGCCGTCGAGATGCACCACGCAGGCGCCGCACTGGCTGGTGTCGCAGCCGATATGGGTGCCGGTGAGGTTGAGCCGCTCGCGCAGCAGCTCGGCGACGAGCGTCGCCGGCTCGACATCGACAGTGGTCGGCCGTCCGTTGAGTGTGAAGGATATCTGCACGATCATACTCCTGTGGGCGACGGGTCTTTAGGCAAGTGGAAGCGCGCTGCCGGTGGCCCATGTGGCCATCACGACGTCGCCGACGGTGAACGGATCCGCGAAGAAGGTCTTTTCCGGCACATAGGCAACGAACGCGTCGTCCGGCACGGTGTCCAGCATGACCTTGACGAAATAGCCTTGGTATTCGATCGCCAGCACACGACTCGGCAGCGACGTGGTGCAGCCCGGCGGCAGTTCCCTGCCCGGCCGGACCAGCGCGACATCGTCGCGGCGCACGGCGATATCGATCTTGTCACCGACGCTGACCGTGGACCGCGCCTGAAGCGGGACCTCGATGCCATCAGGCGCAGCCTGAGCGAGCGTAAACGTCGAACCGTTGACCTTCTCGACCCGCCCCGACAGCACGTTCTGCCCGCCCATGAACTCGGCGACGTAACGATCGTGCGGATGGGCATAGACGTCGCGCGCCGCGCCCGCCTGTTTGATTCTGCCCTGCTCCATCACCACGACCAGATCGGCGAGCGCGATCGCCTCGAGCTGGGTGTGGGTGACGTGGATGAAGGTGATGCCGAGCTCCTGCTGCATCCGCCTGAGTTCCTGGCGCATCTGCACGCGGAGCTGCTCGTCGAGGGCGGACAGCGGCTCATCGAGCAGCAGCACCCTCGGCTCGGTGATCGCCGCGCGCGCCAGCGCCACGCGCTGCTGCTGGCCGCCGGAGAGCTGCGCCGGCAGGCGATCGGCGAACTGCGTCAGCCGCACCTTCTCGATCATGGCATCGGCTGCGCGCAGGCGATCGGCCTTCGACATGCCGCGTACGCGCAAGGCGAACGCGATGTTGTCACGCACGGTGAGATGCGGGAACAGCGCGTAGGACTGAAACATCATCGCGGTGCGCCGCTGCACCGGCGCGAGCCCGACGACGTTCTGGCCGCCGATGACGATCTCACCCGCGGTCGGGTCCTCGTGGCCGGCGATCATGCGCAAAATCGTGGTCTTACCGCAGCCGGACGGGCCGATGAAGCAGCAATAGGCGCCGTCGGCGATCTTGAGGTTGACGCCGTCGACCACATTGCTGACGCCGTCAAAGCTCTTGCAGACGCCCGCCAGTTCGATATCGCCGCGATCGCTCTTCATTTCCGAGCTCAACCCTTTGTGCTGCTGCCGCGCTTCTTCTGGATCAGCACGATGCTGCCCAGGCTCGCGCCGATGACGATGAAGGAGACGATGGTGGTCACGGTGCCGAGCGCATAGAGCGAAGGCGAGGTGACGTTCAGCGTCATGCTCCAGATCTCCAGCGGCAGCGTATTGAGCGAGCCCGCGGTCTGGAGGCTGCGCGCAAACTCGTCGTAAGAGAGCGTGAAGCCGAACAGCGCGACCGCGACCAGGCCGGGCGCCAGCACCGGGATCATCACCAGCCGGATGGATTGCCAGCGGCTGGCGCCGAGGTCGTAGGCCGCCTCCTCCCAGACGTGGTTGAAGCGCGACATCACGGCAAACATCACGAGCACACCGAACGGCAGCGTCCAGGACAATTGCGCGCCGAGCGCCGAGGTGTACCAGCTCGCATTGAGCCCGAGCGCCTGGAACAACAGACCGGTGCCGAGACCGAGCACGAGACCCGGAGCGACCAGGCTGCCGATCATCATGTAGAACACGACGGTGTCGCCGCGGAAGCGCTTGCGAAAGCCGAGCCCCGCGAGGAACGAGACCACCACCGTGATGACAGTGACGATGATCGCGAGCTTGATCGAACGATCGAACGAGCCCTTGACGTCACCGGTCCGCACCTGGGTGAAGAGATCGACGAACCAGTGCAGCGAAGTGCCCTTCATCGGGAACACGAGGCCACCACGGATGTCCTGGAAGGACAGGACGTAGATACAGAACATCGGGCCGTAGAGCACGATCACGTAGAACGCAAACAGCGTTGCGAGCACGTAGAACGTCCAAGGCCGCTGCCCGCGGCTCGGCGCTATCGCTTTG containing:
- a CDS encoding ABC transporter permease, giving the protein MSAVLADMPKTEMSKTVAPATSKAIAPSRGQRPWTFYVLATLFAFYVIVLYGPMFCIYVLSFQDIRGGLVFPMKGTSLHWFVDLFTQVRTGDVKGSFDRSIKLAIIVTVITVVVSFLAGLGFRKRFRGDTVVFYMMIGSLVAPGLVLGLGTGLLFQALGLNASWYTSALGAQLSWTLPFGVLVMFAVMSRFNHVWEEAAYDLGASRWQSIRLVMIPVLAPGLVAVALFGFTLSYDEFARSLQTAGSLNTLPLEIWSMTLNVTSPSLYALGTVTTIVSFIVIGASLGSIVLIQKKRGSSTKG
- a CDS encoding (2Fe-2S)-binding protein, producing MIVQISFTLNGRPTTVDVEPATLVAELLRERLNLTGTHIGCDTSQCGACVVHLDGLPVKSCTLLAPALDGATLLTIEGLHGAPGSNQMHPMQEAFREHHGLQCGFCTPGMLMTAVALATEKPDLSEADVRHGLEGNICRCTGYQNIVVSVMAGAAAMNAAKGE
- a CDS encoding ABC transporter ATP-binding protein; amino-acid sequence: MKSDRGDIELAGVCKSFDGVSNVVDGVNLKIADGAYCCFIGPSGCGKTTILRMIAGHEDPTAGEIVIGGQNVVGLAPVQRRTAMMFQSYALFPHLTVRDNIAFALRVRGMSKADRLRAADAMIEKVRLTQFADRLPAQLSGGQQQRVALARAAITEPRVLLLDEPLSALDEQLRVQMRQELRRMQQELGITFIHVTHTQLEAIALADLVVVMEQGRIKQAGAARDVYAHPHDRYVAEFMGGQNVLSGRVEKVNGSTFTLAQAAPDGIEVPLQARSTVSVGDKIDIAVRRDDVALVRPGRELPPGCTTSLPSRVLAIEYQGYFVKVMLDTVPDDAFVAYVPEKTFFADPFTVGDVVMATWATGSALPLA